A genomic window from Marispirochaeta aestuarii includes:
- a CDS encoding deoxynucleoside kinase translates to MKFIDIIGLPGSGKSTIMKDILLHRMLRRSPIYSPNRALLLGMKRVNVDSKYHFLVKYFPRLLFENRIGVIFCKSNYFSHYLIRYLSIYGKSLSTYFELPEYEKISEKERKMALKYFLLGASRYSFLNESIGDDAIVLFDESLSQRSLSFFNQSHIEIPDNSIVNYLRKIPKPSMVVFVKTPPDECMRRMQKRNQGIPERIKQCSMLELLERLQQMEGQLESISQFYKKNGVKVLVLENDHSHKKLEMYKKIVESIISI, encoded by the coding sequence ATGAAATTTATTGATATTATAGGTCTACCAGGTTCGGGAAAATCAACAATTATGAAGGATATTCTCTTACATCGAATGCTCCGTCGATCACCAATATATTCTCCTAACCGAGCTTTGCTTCTAGGGATGAAGAGAGTAAATGTAGATTCAAAGTATCATTTTCTTGTTAAATATTTTCCCCGTCTTCTGTTTGAAAACCGTATAGGAGTTATATTCTGCAAATCTAATTACTTCTCCCACTACCTAATTCGCTATTTAAGTATTTACGGAAAAAGCCTTTCAACATACTTTGAGCTACCGGAGTATGAAAAAATATCAGAGAAAGAGAGAAAAATGGCCTTAAAATATTTTTTACTAGGCGCGAGCAGATATTCTTTCCTAAATGAAAGTATAGGGGACGATGCTATTGTTCTATTCGATGAGAGTCTTTCACAGCGCTCTCTTTCTTTTTTTAACCAGTCGCATATAGAGATTCCGGATAATTCCATCGTGAATTATCTTAGGAAAATACCCAAGCCTTCTATGGTAGTATTCGTAAAAACGCCACCTGATGAGTGTATGCGTAGGATGCAGAAAAGGAATCAGGGAATACCTGAACGCATTAAGCAGTGTTCTATGTTAGAATTGCTTGAGCGTCTACAGCAGATGGAAGGGCAGCTGGAAAGTATTAGTCAGTTTTATAAAAAAAATGGAGTTAAAGTATTAGTCTTGGAAAACGATCATTCTCATA